One genomic window of uncultured delta proteobacterium includes the following:
- a CDS encoding Tripartite ATP-independent periplasmic transporter DctQ component: MSQQKESLLYKVMKVFVAGMMMLITALTFYQIVLRYGFNKAPSWSEELVRFVFVWLTFLAAGMGVRERIHIGIDVVVNMLPQSLQKAAGVAVALIIVAFGAFLLITGMEITEGTHLQASPALGLPMSYVYAAIPFMGVLMICFGLNNIRLIFKGGDNAPTMEVGEG; this comes from the coding sequence ATGTCTCAACAAAAAGAATCGTTACTTTACAAAGTGATGAAAGTTTTTGTCGCCGGGATGATGATGCTGATTACCGCGCTCACCTTTTATCAGATAGTTCTGCGTTACGGCTTCAACAAAGCCCCGTCCTGGAGCGAGGAGCTGGTACGCTTCGTTTTTGTCTGGCTGACCTTTCTTGCCGCCGGCATGGGAGTGCGCGAGCGCATCCACATCGGCATCGACGTCGTGGTCAACATGCTGCCCCAATCGCTGCAGAAAGCGGCTGGCGTTGCCGTGGCCCTCATCATTGTGGCCTTCGGCGCCTTCCTCCTTATTACCGGCATGGAGATCACGGAAGGAACGCATTTGCAGGCCTCCCCGGCGCTCGGGCTGCCCATGAGCTACGTCTACGCCGCCATACCGTTCATGGGCGTTTTGATGATTTGCTTCGGGCTGAACAACATCCGTCTGATATTTAAAGGCGGCGACAACGCGCCGACCATGGAAGTAGGGGAGGGTTGA
- a CDS encoding TRAP dicarboxylate transporter, DctM subunit, whose translation MIQALFTTLIICFVLNVPIGFSLGVASVACVLAGDLPNIVIAQRMVAGVNSFPLLAIPFFMLAGAIMETGGVSRRIVELANTIVGHIRGGLAAVSILACTFFAAISGSTPATAAAVGSLTIPEMADRGYDKVYASAVVASSACLGVIIPPSITMIIFGVVANVSIGKLLIGGIIPGCVLSAMLLVTNYFYSCKYGFPTGDKHSWKERIKAFTDAVWGIMMPVIILGGIMTGVFTPTESAAVAVVYGLIVSFFIYREMTLKDLIPTFYKASLSSAMIMLLIGAASPFGWLMTILQVPQDASAAMLGLTSNKEMLYFLMLVCYLILGTFMETGAIILLVVPIFAPIAQHVGIDLIQFGVVTVISLAIGMATPPVGISLFAVCGISKISIAQLTVKVLPFLATLILGMFLLAYIPQLTLFLPNLLMN comes from the coding sequence ATGATCCAGGCTCTGTTCACTACCCTCATTATCTGCTTCGTGCTGAACGTGCCCATCGGGTTCTCGCTCGGCGTGGCCTCCGTCGCCTGCGTTCTGGCCGGAGATCTGCCGAACATCGTCATCGCGCAGCGCATGGTCGCCGGGGTGAACTCCTTTCCCCTGCTCGCCATTCCCTTCTTCATGCTGGCCGGGGCCATCATGGAAACCGGCGGCGTGTCGCGCCGGATCGTGGAACTGGCCAATACCATCGTCGGCCACATCAGGGGCGGGCTCGCGGCGGTTTCCATCCTCGCCTGCACGTTCTTCGCCGCCATTTCCGGCTCCACGCCCGCGACGGCGGCGGCGGTCGGCAGCCTGACCATCCCGGAAATGGCCGACCGCGGGTACGACAAGGTATACGCCTCCGCGGTTGTCGCCTCGTCCGCCTGTCTCGGCGTCATTATCCCGCCGAGCATCACCATGATTATTTTCGGCGTGGTGGCCAACGTTTCCATCGGCAAGCTGCTGATCGGCGGCATCATCCCCGGCTGCGTGCTGTCGGCCATGCTCCTGGTGACCAACTACTTTTACTCCTGCAAGTACGGTTTCCCCACGGGCGACAAGCACTCCTGGAAAGAGCGCATCAAGGCCTTCACCGACGCCGTCTGGGGCATCATGATGCCCGTCATCATTCTCGGCGGGATCATGACCGGCGTGTTCACGCCTACGGAATCGGCGGCTGTCGCCGTGGTGTACGGGTTGATCGTCAGTTTCTTCATCTACAGGGAAATGACGCTGAAAGACCTTATCCCCACATTCTACAAGGCCTCCTTGAGTTCAGCCATGATTATGCTGCTGATCGGCGCGGCGAGCCCCTTCGGCTGGCTGATGACCATTCTGCAGGTTCCCCAGGATGCCTCGGCGGCCATGCTGGGCCTAACCTCAAACAAGGAAATGCTCTACTTCCTCATGCTGGTCTGCTACCTGATTCTCGGGACCTTCATGGAAACCGGCGCGATCATTCTGCTGGTGGTGCCCATTTTCGCGCCCATCGCGCAGCATGTGGGCATCGACCTGATCCAGTTCGGCGTTGTGACGGTCATATCGCTCGCCATCGGCATGGCAACGCCCCCGGTGGGCATTTCGCTCTTTGCCGTCTGCGGGATCAGCAAAATCTCGATCGCCCAGCTCACGGTCAAGGTGCTGCCGTTCCTTGCCACGCTGATTCTCGGCATGTTCCTGCTGGCGTATATTCCCCAGTTGACCCTGTTCCTGCCGAATCTGCTCATGAACTAA
- a CDS encoding putative acyl-coenzyme A:6-aminopenicillanic acid acyl-transferase family protein (Evidence 3 : Function proposed based on presence of conserved amino acid motif, structural feature or limited homology), whose protein sequence is MSHPFPHIRIEGAPHERGVTYGRLAAERIGNSLALYRELFEAYASMQWAEAVRRAGLFEPSIKEYLPDALEEMHGIAEGAGVSYGDILALNCRSELMFALPDGCTSVIIPPEASSDSKTYIAQTWDWLKPAHGASIILEVHQKPLPALMMVCEAGMVGGKGVNSAGIGCGLNALGISRGRVGTPLHVMYRGVMNTVKISDAIEAVAKPVRAGCGNFYVGSAEGLAMHLEFTPDTFDVLMPDTKGLAHANHFLSPFLAGQDVLKTALPCSFPRRFRAQKVLDQLHGKLNRENVCAAVLSDHVNFPDSVCSHEDPRDAQWSRFCTVYGIFVDLCARALWVSHANPCEGKWEPFYLHPGA, encoded by the coding sequence ATGTCCCACCCGTTCCCCCACATACGTATCGAAGGGGCGCCCCACGAGCGCGGCGTGACCTACGGGCGTCTTGCGGCGGAGCGCATCGGCAACAGCCTGGCGCTCTACCGCGAACTTTTCGAAGCCTACGCGTCCATGCAATGGGCTGAGGCCGTCCGGCGCGCCGGGCTTTTCGAGCCGTCAATCAAGGAATACCTGCCCGACGCCCTTGAGGAAATGCACGGCATAGCCGAAGGCGCGGGCGTTTCCTACGGCGACATTCTCGCGCTTAACTGCCGCTCTGAACTCATGTTCGCCCTGCCGGACGGCTGCACTTCCGTCATTATCCCGCCGGAGGCCAGCAGCGACAGCAAAACCTACATCGCCCAGACGTGGGATTGGCTCAAGCCCGCCCATGGTGCCAGCATTATTCTGGAAGTGCACCAAAAGCCCCTGCCCGCGCTCATGATGGTCTGCGAAGCGGGCATGGTCGGCGGCAAAGGCGTGAACAGCGCCGGGATCGGCTGCGGCCTGAACGCGCTCGGCATCAGCCGGGGACGCGTGGGCACGCCGTTGCACGTCATGTACCGCGGCGTCATGAACACCGTGAAAATTTCCGATGCCATCGAGGCCGTGGCCAAACCCGTCCGCGCGGGCTGCGGCAACTTTTATGTGGGCAGCGCGGAAGGGCTGGCCATGCACCTTGAGTTCACGCCGGATACGTTCGACGTGCTCATGCCCGACACCAAAGGCCTGGCCCACGCCAACCATTTTCTGTCCCCCTTCCTGGCCGGGCAGGACGTGCTCAAAACGGCGCTTCCCTGCAGCTTCCCCCGCCGGTTCAGAGCGCAGAAGGTTCTGGACCAGCTCCACGGCAAGCTGAACAGGGAGAACGTCTGCGCGGCGGTGCTGTCCGATCACGTCAATTTCCCGGACAGCGTTTGCAGCCATGAAGACCCCCGGGATGCCCAATGGTCGCGGTTCTGCACCGTGTACGGCATCTTCGTGGACCTTTGCGCCCGCGCCCTGTGGGTCTCGCACGCCAACCCGTGCGAGGGGAAATGGGAGCCGTTTTATTTGCATCCGGGAGCATGA
- a CDS encoding putative lactoylglutathione lyase (Evidence 3 : Function proposed based on presence of conserved amino acid motif, structural feature or limited homology): MKTYLQHLHVFCRDLQPMIEFYEKVLGATFECFRQFGGADGAVLDLNSPTKIFLKKMPDCLPQGTVAYAGVNHPGVIVEDMDATLNAARNMPGAGVSCEPFMNGTLRCAFVTGPEGVIVEVMQQTA; the protein is encoded by the coding sequence GTGAAAACGTATCTACAGCACCTGCACGTGTTCTGCCGCGACCTTCAGCCCATGATCGAGTTCTATGAAAAGGTCCTTGGCGCCACATTCGAATGCTTCCGCCAGTTCGGCGGCGCGGACGGCGCCGTTCTGGACCTGAACTCCCCGACCAAGATCTTCCTCAAGAAAATGCCGGACTGCCTGCCGCAGGGAACCGTCGCCTATGCCGGCGTCAACCATCCCGGCGTGATCGTCGAAGATATGGACGCCACGCTGAACGCGGCGCGGAACATGCCGGGCGCGGGGGTGAGCTGTGAGCCCTTCATGAACGGGACGCTCCGCTGCGCGTTCGTCACCGGCCCCGAGGGCGTTATTGTCGAAGTGATGCAGCAGACCGCCTGA
- the rsmA gene encoding Ribosomal RNA small subunit methyltransferase A, whose protein sequence is MRRPDSAAPTAPRAKKSLGQNFLQDGNIARKIVDALNIGPDDFVVEIGPGPGALSSIIAGKGPRKLLLIEKDEHWAHERRETLTEGGTRPEVLCADALTVAWEAFPAPWKCIGNLPYNVASPLMWEIFSRAGGLRRAVFMIQKEVGQRITAQPGSGAYGALSVWVQTFMRPRIEFIVPPQVFIPRPKVDSAVLSFVPRDDIPAPEDHPALAAMLHRCFQQRRKQLGTILKSTGLTEGDLPPESGIVFTLRPERLTPEQFLVLAKTLKTKNAAT, encoded by the coding sequence ATGCGCCGCCCTGATTCCGCAGCCCCCACAGCGCCCAGAGCCAAAAAAAGTCTGGGGCAGAACTTTCTCCAGGACGGCAACATCGCCCGTAAGATCGTGGATGCCTTGAACATCGGCCCCGATGATTTCGTGGTGGAAATCGGGCCGGGGCCGGGCGCGCTCTCCTCCATCATCGCGGGGAAAGGCCCCCGGAAATTGCTGCTCATCGAAAAGGACGAGCATTGGGCGCACGAGCGGCGCGAGACGCTGACCGAAGGCGGCACCCGGCCCGAGGTGCTGTGCGCCGACGCTCTGACCGTGGCCTGGGAAGCGTTTCCCGCGCCCTGGAAGTGCATCGGGAACTTGCCGTACAACGTGGCCTCGCCGCTCATGTGGGAGATTTTCAGCCGGGCCGGCGGGCTGCGGCGCGCCGTGTTCATGATCCAGAAGGAAGTGGGGCAGCGCATAACCGCGCAGCCGGGTTCCGGCGCGTACGGCGCGCTCAGCGTCTGGGTGCAGACCTTCATGCGGCCCCGGATCGAATTCATCGTGCCGCCCCAGGTGTTTATCCCGCGCCCCAAGGTCGATTCGGCGGTGCTGTCCTTTGTGCCGCGGGACGATATCCCCGCGCCGGAGGATCACCCGGCTCTCGCCGCGATGCTGCACCGGTGTTTTCAGCAGCGACGCAAGCAGCTCGGCACCATTCTCAAAAGCACGGGCCTGACAGAGGGCGATTTACCGCCGGAATCGGGCATAGTTTTCACCCTGCGGCCGGAACGGTTGACGCCGGAACAGTTTTTGGTTCTGGCAAAAACCCTGAAAACAAAAAACGCGGCAACCTGA